Sequence from the Longimicrobiaceae bacterium genome:
ACGGATGCGCACGGGCGCTACTCGTTCATCGCTTTCCCCGCAGGCAACTACGAGGTACGGATCACTTACGGGAAGGGGCAAACGCTGGCGCGGCGCATCGGAATTCTTGGGGTACAGGACGGGACGGTCCAGCTGCCCGAAGAAGTTGGCCGACTTCCGGAGTTCTTCGCCACACTGGTGTTTTTGCTCCTCTATCTGGCCTCCATTGCCGCGACGCGGTGGCACCACATTGCCCGATCACTTCACGAGATGGTAGGCGCGCAGATCCGCGCGCTTCGGACTCGCCTTGACACGGAGATCGAGGGCTGCGTTCCCCTTGGCGATTCCGTCGAGTTGCGGAAGAATTTTCACGCTGAGGCGGCCTCGCTGGTCGAAAATCCTGCGAGCCCTGACGCGGAGGCTCGCCGGAGCCGAGTGGCGGCCTTGGAAAAGTCAGTGAAGCTCGCCGTGCTGAACGATCGGCTAGCGGAACTCGATTGCCGGCAAAAGGAGTGGAAGCCGACTTGGACCGAGAAGCTGTTCTGGTCGCGGGGCCGTGAGAACGCGCTGTGGACCGAAATTCACGAAATCGAGCGCGAGCTTTCCGCCTTCCTCGCTCCCCCCGAGCATGTGGAATCGTACCTCCGCTGGGCGGACGCCGAGCTTCGAGCGATCGGAAAGCCGACGGCGGTAGTGGTGGCGGATGCCATCCACCTGGAGCTTCAGGCCCCGGTGCCTGAAGGTCACGCTAAGCTGGCCAGAGCCGACAAGGTACGAAAGGCGCTGCTCGGACGCGGGATCGGGATCATCTACAGCGAACGCGACAACAGCTTCTCCACGTTGATGGAATGGCAGAACAAGGCGAGCTGGCTCGTGGTGACTGCCGTGGTGGTGATCGGCTTCCTCAGCCTCGCGGAAGGACACGCGATCCTCTTCCTGGCGGGTGCCGCAGGCGGCTATTCGAGCCGGCTCATGCGGGCACTGAAACGTGAAGACGTGCCCCTGGACTACGGCGCTTCCTGGACGACGCTTTTTCTCAGCCCCCTGTTCGGCGCCCTCGCTGGCTGGTTCGGTATCGCTCTTGTGTCGCTCGCCACCCAGCCCGGCATCAATCTTCTGGGCGACGCTTTCAAGCAGGTGCGATGGGATGATGCGTCGAGCGTCGGCTCATTGGCGGTCGCGTTCCTCCTCGGGTTCTCGGAACGGCTGTTCGATGCGGTGGCCGGTGCGGTAGACCAGCACGGCACTCGTACGCCTACGCGTCCACCGGCGCCGGTCCTTCCCACGACCGCTGTAAAACAAACGCAGGCACCAGACCCGCCAGCCCAGGACCCCCACAAAGATCCGAACTAGGGGGCGGTCCAACCGACGTAAGCTGCGTAAACGACATCCGGCACCCCTGCCGACGATGGTCGTCGCCACGTTAGAAGTGCCCCACCGCCGCTCAGCCTTGCGGCTCGCGGCGGCCGAACGCATTCTAGCAAGGATCAGCTCACAAACGCTTCGACGTAAGCTCGTCCAGCCTTTCACGGCGAAACGCATGAAGTCACTCTCGCGATGGATGTCGGCCCCAGGCCTCCTCGCGCTCCTCGCCGGTCCTGCGCAGGCGCAGGCGCCCGGCCACGCACATCCCGCCGACACGCCGCGCGCCGCGCAGCCGCGCTACACGACTGCGGATGTGGCGTTCATGCAGGGCATGATCATGCATCACGCGCAGGCGCTGGAGATGACGGCCCTCGTCTCGTCCCGCAGCCGCAGCGAGGCCGTGCGCCTCATGGCCGGCCGCATCGAAGTCTCCCAGCGCGACGAGACGGTGCTCATGCAGCGCTGGCTCCGCGCCCGCGGCCAGGCCATCCCCGCCGCCGGGATGCACGGGATGCCCGGAATGGCGATGCACGGCGACTCATCCAACATGCACACGATGCACGCTGACTCGTCCGAAATGCATACGATGCGCGAGATGCACGGCGACTCGTCGTCGATGCACGGAATGGCGGGGATGCACGACGGCATGGGTGGGATGCGCGGCGGCGCGATGGATGGGCACGCGTTGATGCCGGGTATGCTCACGCCGGAGCAGATGTCCCGCCTTGCTGCGGCCAACGGAGACGAGTTCGACCGGCTGTTCCTGGCGGGGATGATCCAGCACCACCGCGGCGCCATCACCATGGTGCGCGCCCTGTTCGCCACGCCCGGCGCCGGGCAGGAGCCCGAGCTGTTCGACTTCGCGTCGCACGTGGACGCGGACCAGCGCATCGAGATCGCGCGCATGCAGAGACTGCTGGACGGGATGGCCCCGGCCGCCCGCAACCGCTGACGGCCGCTCCGCACCCGGAGCCCCGCCGGCACGACCGCCCTACATCCCCGGACAAAGACTACAGATGACAACCGAAGCGATGGCTCCGCGGCCGCGTGAACGGCGGGCCGCACACCTCGTCCGCCTCGCCGCCTTAACAGGCGCGCTCGCCTTTGCCGCGCCCGCCGCCGCGCAGGGCGGCACCGGCGCCGATCCGCGCGTGGGCCTGCGCGCGGGCTGGAACGATGCGGGCGAGGCGATCCGCAACATGGCGATGATCTCGCACACGCCCAAGCCGGAGGGCTTCTTCAACCCCTCCAACAGCGGCGACTTCGGCTACATCAACTCCGACCTGGCGTTCCGGGGCAGCCTGGTGTTCATGGGCGGCTACCACGGCGTGCAGATCTACGACTACTCCAACGTCTCGGCGCCCGTGCTGCGCGGCAGCATCGCGTGCCCCGGCGGCCAGGGCGACGTGTCGGTGTGGGGCAACCTGCTGTTCATGTCAGTGGAGCAGACGAGCGGGCGCGTGGACTGCGGTGCCCAGGGCGTCCAGGACACCGTGAGCGCCGAGCGCTTCCGGGGCGTGCGCATCTACGACATCAGCGACATCGCCCGCCCGCGCCAGGTGGCCGACGTGCAGACCTGCCGCGGCTCGCACACGCACACGCTGGTGCCCGACCCCAAGGACCCGCGCAGCATCTACGTCTACGTCTCCGGCACCAGCGTGGTTCGCTCGGGCGCCGAGCTGGCCGGCTGCGCCAAGTCTGCCGACGACCCCAACACGTCGCTTTTCCGCATCGACGTGATCCGCGTGCCGCTGAACGCCCCGCAGCAGGCGCGCATCGTCAGCCAGCCGCGCGTGTTCGCGGACCCCGCCACCGGCGCGGTCGCGGGCCTGTGGAAGGGCGGCAACCACGGCGAGGGCACGCAGACCACATCGGCCACCAACATGTGCCACGACATCACCGTCTACCCGCAGCTGGGGCTGGCGGCGGGCGCGTGCGCGGGCAACGGCATCCTGCTCGACATCCGCGACCCGGCCCACCCGGTGCGCGTGGCCGACGTGAGCGACCCCAACTTCTCGTACTGGCACTCGGCCACGTTCAGCAACGACGGCAGCAAGATCCTGTTCAGCGACGAGTGGGGCGGGGGCACCGCCGCCCGCTGCCGCGAGACCGACCGGCCGCAGTGGGGCGCCGACGCCATCTTCCGGCGCAGCGGCAACACGCTGAGCCTGGCCGGCTACTACAAGCTCCCCGCGCCGCAGACGGCCGAGGAGAACTGCGTGGCGCACAACGGCTCGCTGGTGCCCGTGCCCGGCCGCGACATCCAGGTCCAGGCGTGGTACCAGGGCGGCATCTCGGTCGTGGACTTCACCGATCCCGCGCACCCGGTGGAGCTCGCCTTCTTCGACCGCGGGCCGATGGATGCCGGCAAGCTGGTGCTGGGCGGCTTCTGGAGCGCGTACTGGTACAACGGCCACGTGTACGGCTCCGAGATCGGGCGCGGGCTGGACGTGCTGGACCTGACGCCCAGCGCCATGCTCTCGCGCAACGAGATCGAGGCGGCCAAGCTGGTGCACATGGACCGCTTCAACCCGCAGACGCAGACGCGCATGAGGTGGCCCGCCAGCTTCGTGGTGGCCCGCGCGTACGTGGACCAGCTCGCCCGCGGCAACGGCCTCAGCGCCGACCAGGTCTCGCAGGTCCGCGCTGACCTGGACCGCGCCGAGGGCTCGGGCGCCGCCGCGCGCCGCACGGCCCTGCGCGCACTCTCCACGCGCATCCGCGGCTACGCGGCTGGCTCCAGCGACGCCCCCCGCGTCCGCATGCTCGCCGACGCCGTCACCGCCCTCACCACCGCCCGCGGCTGACCGCGGCGAAGGCCCGGCCGGCATGATTCCCGTCAGCCGGTAGATGGCACACAGCAGAAGGGGCGCGGCTCGCCGGCCGCGCCCCTTCCTGTCTTCACCTGCATCGTCCGCAGATGCGTAGCGCCGGGCGTCGGACCTCACCGGACGTCCAGCCGTCGCTTGATCCCCCAGCAGTTCGACCCAGTCAGAAGCAGCCCGCGTGCTACGGCAGCGGAACGGCGACGGTCTCCTCTTCGGCGGCGCTGGGCTGCGGGGCCACGTAGTCCTTGCGGGCGCCGCAGCTCAGGCAGTACGCCTGCTCGGCGGCGTTGCGGTTGCTGCAGTTGCCGCACGACCACGGGCTCACCTGCTCCGCGGCACGGGGCTGGGGGGCCACGTAGCCTTTGCGGGCGCCGCAGCTCACGCAGTACGCCTGCTCGGCGGCGTTGCGGTTGCCGCAGTTGCCGCACGGCCATGGGCTCACCAGCGCCTCCACCTGCTCCGCGCTCATCTCCCTGATGAACGGTTTGAAGTGTCCCTTGCACCCCAGGCAGCGCAGGTACTCGCCCAGCGTCTCGGTGGGGAACAGCGGGATGAAGTACAGGGTGAAGTAGCGCGAGACCCGCTGATAAGCGTACTGCGTCTGCACGCGGCAGGTCGGGCAGTGGAACTGCCCGGTGCCGATCCTCTTGTCCTTGCCGACCGATCCCCAGAT
This genomic interval carries:
- a CDS encoding carboxypeptidase-like regulatory domain-containing protein, which produces MHIAPLTFLVLLLAGDQALAQGGSPDAASTPRDSAPKQSVAPSSTTAPVGTDKAKDPKSATTSFSESVLSHGGRPVAGAIVRLTGDVDGQHVAKTDTTDAHGRYSFIAFPAGNYEVRITYGKGQTLARRIGILGVQDGTVQLPEEVGRLPEFFATLVFLLLYLASIAATRWHHIARSLHEMVGAQIRALRTRLDTEIEGCVPLGDSVELRKNFHAEAASLVENPASPDAEARRSRVAALEKSVKLAVLNDRLAELDCRQKEWKPTWTEKLFWSRGRENALWTEIHEIERELSAFLAPPEHVESYLRWADAELRAIGKPTAVVVADAIHLELQAPVPEGHAKLARADKVRKALLGRGIGIIYSERDNSFSTLMEWQNKASWLVVTAVVVIGFLSLAEGHAILFLAGAAGGYSSRLMRALKREDVPLDYGASWTTLFLSPLFGALAGWFGIALVSLATQPGINLLGDAFKQVRWDDASSVGSLAVAFLLGFSERLFDAVAGAVDQHGTRTPTRPPAPVLPTTAVKQTQAPDPPAQDPHKDPN
- a CDS encoding DUF305 domain-containing protein, which codes for MKSLSRWMSAPGLLALLAGPAQAQAPGHAHPADTPRAAQPRYTTADVAFMQGMIMHHAQALEMTALVSSRSRSEAVRLMAGRIEVSQRDETVLMQRWLRARGQAIPAAGMHGMPGMAMHGDSSNMHTMHADSSEMHTMREMHGDSSSMHGMAGMHDGMGGMRGGAMDGHALMPGMLTPEQMSRLAAANGDEFDRLFLAGMIQHHRGAITMVRALFATPGAGQEPELFDFASHVDADQRIEIARMQRLLDGMAPAARNR
- a CDS encoding zinc ribbon domain-containing protein, producing the protein MIIWGSVGKDKRIGTGQFHCPTCRVQTQYAYQRVSRYFTLYFIPLFPTETLGEYLRCLGCKGHFKPFIREMSAEQVEALVSPWPCGNCGNRNAAEQAYCVSCGARKGYVAPQPRAAEQVSPWSCGNCSNRNAAEQAYCLSCGARKDYVAPQPSAAEEETVAVPLP